The following coding sequences lie in one Veillonellaceae bacterium genomic window:
- the pfkA gene encoding 6-phosphofructokinase: protein MVKRIAVLTSGGDAPGMNAAIRAVVRTAINKGFEVFGVERGYEGVVNGQFILMNSHSVGGTIQHGGTFLRTARSEAFMTEEGFKTAVKQLRDKCIDYLVVVGGDGSMAGAMNLAQAGIQTVTIPATIDNDMSGTDYTIGFDTALNTVLDATNKIRDTAASHERVAIIEVMGRSAGHIALMAGLACGAEVILLPEQPVDIDNVCHGLLRSYKRGKLYSIVLVAEGAGKGYDIAKQIAERTSFNPHVTVLGYIQRGGSPTAMDNIIGSRMGATAVETIIKDEANCLIAYQQGQIITIPYEEVNNYKHGIDPDVYQLAKILSST, encoded by the coding sequence ATGGTTAAAAGAATTGCTGTCTTAACTAGTGGCGGTGACGCGCCTGGTATGAATGCTGCTATCCGTGCCGTAGTTCGAACGGCCATTAATAAAGGGTTTGAGGTTTTCGGGGTTGAACGTGGCTATGAAGGAGTGGTAAACGGTCAGTTCATTCTGATGAATTCTCACTCTGTTGGCGGTACGATTCAGCACGGAGGAACCTTTTTACGTACAGCCCGCAGCGAAGCTTTCATGACGGAAGAAGGCTTTAAAACTGCCGTAAAACAGCTCAGGGATAAGTGTATTGATTATCTTGTTGTGGTTGGCGGTGATGGCTCGATGGCAGGAGCAATGAATTTGGCACAAGCGGGAATTCAAACAGTTACTATTCCGGCTACCATTGATAACGATATGTCAGGCACAGATTATACAATAGGATTTGACACTGCATTAAATACTGTACTAGATGCAACTAATAAGATTAGAGATACTGCCGCCTCACATGAACGAGTCGCAATTATAGAAGTTATGGGACGGAGCGCAGGGCACATTGCTTTGATGGCTGGCCTTGCCTGCGGAGCAGAAGTTATATTGCTGCCGGAACAGCCGGTCGATATAGATAACGTTTGTCATGGTCTATTGCGCAGCTATAAGCGCGGCAAGCTATACAGCATTGTGCTTGTTGCAGAGGGAGCCGGTAAAGGCTATGATATCGCTAAACAAATTGCTGAACGAACCAGTTTTAATCCCCATGTTACCGTATTAGGATACATTCAGCGTGGGGGAAGCCCTACAGCTATGGATAACATAATCGGCAGCCGCATGGGTGCAACAGCGGTTGAGACTATCATCAAAGATGAGGCTAACTGTCTGATAGCATATCAACAGGGGCAAATAATTACTATTCCTTATGAAGAGGTTAATAATTATAAACATGGTATTGATCCAGACGTCTATCAGCTAGCAAAGATATTATCTTCGACCTAA